CCAGCGCACCAGCCGCTCGCGCAGCTGCGCCAGCAGCGCCGGGCGCACCTGCACGCGCTGGTTGTTGGTGGCCAGCGCCGGGTCGGCCCTCAGGTCGGCAAAGCCCAGCGCGTCGCAGAAGCTCACCCACTGCGCGTCGCTCACGGCGGCCAGGAAGATCTGCTCGCCGTCCTTCACGGTGAACACGTCATACACCGCCCAGGGGTTGTCGCGCGCGGGCAGCGGCGCGGCGGGCTTGCCGGTCACGGCGTACTGCAGCATGTGCTGGCCGACCAGGAACACGTTGTTCTCGAACAGCGCGCTCTGCACCTCCTGGCCGCGGCCGGTGATGCCGCGCTGGATCAGCGCGCCCAGGGCGCCGATGGCGCCGAACATGCCGCCCATGATGTCGTTGACGCTGGTGCCCGCGCGCAGCGGGTCGCCGGGGCGCCCGGTCATGTAGGCCAGGCCGCCCATCATCTGCACCACCTCGTCGAGCGCCGTGCGGTGCTCGTAGGGGCCGGGCAGGAAGCCCTTGAGGCTCACGTAGATCAGGCGCTCGTTCGCCTGCGACAGCGCGGCGTAGTCGAGCCCGTATTTCTTCATGGTGCCGGGCCTGAAGTTCTCGGCCACCACGTCGGCGCTGGCGGCCAGCCGGCGCGCCACCTCGGCGCCCGCCGGCTGGCGCAGGTCCAGCGCGATGCTCTTCTTGTTGCGGTTGAACATCGGGAAGAAGCCCGAGCCCGCGCCCAGCAGGTGGCGCGTGCGGTCGCCGTCGATGGGCTCGACCTTGATCACGTCGGCGCCCAGGTCGGCCAGCACCAGGCCGCAGGTGGGGCCCATCACCATGTGGGTGAACTCGACCACGCGCAGGCCCGCGAGCGGCAGGCGGGACGAGGCCGGGGGTTGGGAAGCAGTCATGGGGTCTGGAAGGAGAAAAACAGTCG
This Variovorax terrae DNA region includes the following protein-coding sequences:
- a CDS encoding CaiB/BaiF CoA transferase family protein, which codes for MTASQPPASSRLPLAGLRVVEFTHMVMGPTCGLVLADLGADVIKVEPIDGDRTRHLLGAGSGFFPMFNRNKKSIALDLRQPAGAEVARRLAASADVVAENFRPGTMKKYGLDYAALSQANERLIYVSLKGFLPGPYEHRTALDEVVQMMGGLAYMTGRPGDPLRAGTSVNDIMGGMFGAIGALGALIQRGITGRGQEVQSALFENNVFLVGQHMLQYAVTGKPAAPLPARDNPWAVYDVFTVKDGEQIFLAAVSDAQWVSFCDALGFADLRADPALATNNQRVQVRPALLAQLRERLVRWSAAELAAIFERAGLPFAPIARPEELFDDPHLQATGGLAEVRLPDGERAGQTARAALFPFTMDGQRLGVRLQPPAMGEHTRELLATLGYTAAEVAALQASAAVA